The Pseudoalteromonas spongiae UST010723-006 genome window below encodes:
- a CDS encoding class II fumarate hydratase, with product MTQYRIEKDSMGELKVPANALYQAQTQRAVDNFAISDLTMPVWFIQALAYVKSAAAKTNQELGHLQPHISEAIVDACEKVLTGEYDNQFPVDVFQTGSGTSSNMNMNEVLATLASNSLDENVSPNDHVNMGQSSNDVIPTSIQVSCCIGVYYHLLPAANHLINALTQKSKEVGHICKTGRTHLMDAMPITFAQTLDSWKSQIENAIAGINTSLEQVKPLAQGGTAVGTGINADPQFAGKFASNLSASVGISFKPSENFFYNIGSQDAIVALSGQLKTLAVAIIKIANDLRWMNSGPLSGLGEIELQALQPGSSIMPGKVNPVIPEAAAMVGAQVIGNDATITVAGQSGNFELNVMLPVIAHNVLESINLLTNTCYHLADKAIATFVVKQENINKSLNKNPILVTALNPVIGYLKAADIAKKAYKENRPIIDVALEETELSQQELENLLNPEKLTQGGIA from the coding sequence ATGACACAGTACCGAATTGAAAAAGACAGCATGGGCGAATTAAAGGTACCAGCCAATGCCTTGTATCAAGCTCAAACGCAACGTGCAGTTGATAATTTTGCAATTAGTGACTTAACCATGCCTGTATGGTTTATTCAGGCATTAGCATACGTAAAGTCTGCGGCAGCTAAAACAAACCAAGAACTCGGCCACTTACAGCCACATATCAGTGAAGCCATTGTTGATGCATGTGAAAAAGTACTGACAGGTGAATATGACAACCAATTCCCAGTGGATGTGTTTCAAACCGGCTCGGGTACCAGTTCTAATATGAATATGAACGAGGTACTTGCCACACTTGCTTCGAATTCTCTTGATGAAAACGTAAGCCCTAACGACCACGTGAATATGGGTCAAAGTTCTAACGACGTTATTCCAACCAGTATTCAGGTAAGTTGTTGTATTGGCGTGTACTACCATTTACTGCCAGCGGCGAACCACTTAATTAATGCGTTAACACAAAAATCGAAAGAAGTAGGGCATATTTGTAAAACAGGCCGTACTCATTTAATGGACGCGATGCCAATCACGTTTGCACAAACCCTTGATAGCTGGAAAAGCCAAATTGAAAATGCCATTGCGGGTATTAACACATCGCTTGAACAAGTGAAGCCGCTTGCTCAAGGAGGTACGGCGGTTGGTACGGGTATAAATGCGGACCCACAATTTGCCGGTAAATTTGCGAGTAACCTAAGTGCTTCAGTTGGTATTAGCTTTAAACCAAGTGAAAACTTTTTCTATAATATTGGCTCGCAAGATGCGATTGTTGCTTTGTCAGGTCAGTTAAAAACGCTGGCAGTTGCCATTATTAAAATTGCAAACGATTTACGTTGGATGAACTCAGGCCCACTGTCAGGTTTGGGTGAAATTGAATTACAAGCATTACAACCAGGTTCGTCTATTATGCCGGGTAAAGTAAATCCAGTTATTCCTGAGGCTGCTGCAATGGTGGGCGCGCAGGTAATTGGTAACGACGCGACAATTACGGTTGCGGGTCAGTCAGGTAATTTTGAGCTCAATGTGATGTTGCCAGTGATTGCCCATAACGTATTAGAAAGTATTAACCTTCTGACGAATACGTGTTACCACCTTGCGGATAAAGCAATTGCGACCTTTGTGGTTAAACAAGAGAACATTAATAAATCACTCAATAAGAACCCGATTTTAGTCACAGCACTAAATCCGGTAATTGGTTATTTAAAGGCAGCAGACATTGCGAAAAAAGCCTACAAAGAAAATCGACCAATCATTGATGTTGCTTTAGAAGAAACCGAACTCTCACAACAAGAGCTTGAAAATTTACTCAACCCTGAAAAATTAACACAAGGCGGTATCGCCTAA
- a CDS encoding methyl-accepting chemotaxis protein, whose product MKSIKAKLMTSVLIGLFSILIAALISVFILRSLAKDFDNVINQELDSREQVNMVLSNFKIQVQEWKNTLIRGHDATQYEKYLQRFIDKETEIQNDLASLKTKPYLPTALQTKISELQKQHQQLGALYRKGLIDFNNADFNTQAGDSAVKGIDRPVVKSLNLLSDEINKIALTETSHLSKQKDQLINYTLIGLTVITVLTILLLTRYIRILITRPINHAAKVANEIANGNLDNAITGHNRDEIGLLLTALSRMQHNLNEANTNLTNQMEHQKEVAKVNGRIKQALDNVAAPVMMSDSSHKVIYCNNQCKSLLNNHQSNIQTTQPHFTSSALIDHADSLLFDNQPEFDVLKNAISTQVECELTYQDSVIFVIAGPVKDSSGDVIGIVYELNDLSEQCRAEQQVATIIQAAVEGKLATRIDASEFGGFMLTLANGINQMLDAIVKPVKQTQEYLNLIGNGQIPKSISGDYKGDFLLIKESLEQSTSAIAKLINDTNAIVQSAVIGELSKRADADSHNGDYKKIIEGINATLDAIVTPINNTSLYLDQIAKGDIPNTISNDYKGDFLQVKRSLETCCNAIEGLISDTNLLVDAASSGQLSTRANSNKHSGDFAKIVIGFNDTLDAITHPLNECQDVMQALADGNLSKTVNGHYQGEFDTLKQAVNRSVENLSLLVKQITDTASNITDSADDIKHGINDLSSRTESQAASIEETTASMHEITETVKRNSENAQVANHLATKADEQAQEGGRLVGNTVDAMKEISTSSSEISSIIEVINEIAFQTNLLALNAAVEAARAGEKGKGFAVVAAEVRSLAQRSADASKNIADLLNDSATKVEHGMALVTQSGDTLASIVSNIQELSANMAKIADDSAEQANGINQINTAIKQMDGIIQQNNGLVERANASSNNMAERANELRHLMTRFSH is encoded by the coding sequence ATGAAAAGTATCAAAGCTAAGTTAATGACAAGTGTACTGATAGGTCTTTTTTCAATTCTTATTGCAGCACTTATCTCGGTATTTATTTTACGCTCGCTCGCCAAAGACTTTGACAATGTAATTAACCAAGAACTGGATTCACGTGAGCAAGTAAATATGGTTTTGAGTAATTTTAAAATCCAAGTGCAAGAGTGGAAAAATACATTGATCCGCGGCCATGACGCAACACAGTATGAAAAATATTTGCAGAGATTCATAGATAAAGAAACGGAAATCCAAAACGACTTAGCGTCGCTAAAAACTAAGCCTTATTTGCCAACCGCGCTCCAAACAAAAATATCGGAACTACAAAAGCAACATCAACAATTAGGTGCGCTCTACCGAAAAGGCCTAATTGACTTTAATAATGCAGACTTTAATACACAAGCTGGCGACAGCGCGGTTAAAGGCATAGATCGCCCGGTAGTTAAATCTCTTAACTTGCTTAGTGACGAGATTAACAAAATTGCACTTACTGAAACATCACATTTGTCTAAACAAAAAGATCAACTGATTAACTATACCTTAATCGGCCTTACCGTGATTACAGTTTTAACCATTTTATTACTAACAAGGTACATTCGCATTTTAATTACTCGACCGATTAATCACGCAGCTAAGGTGGCAAACGAAATTGCCAATGGCAATCTTGATAATGCAATAACTGGGCACAACCGTGATGAAATTGGCTTATTATTAACTGCACTCTCGCGCATGCAGCACAATTTAAATGAGGCAAATACAAACTTAACTAACCAAATGGAACACCAAAAAGAGGTTGCAAAAGTGAATGGGCGCATTAAACAAGCGCTTGATAACGTTGCCGCGCCCGTTATGATGTCTGACAGCTCGCACAAGGTTATTTATTGTAATAACCAATGCAAGTCGCTGCTAAATAATCACCAATCTAACATTCAAACTACCCAGCCACACTTTACCAGTTCAGCTTTGATAGACCATGCCGATAGTCTGTTATTTGATAACCAGCCAGAATTTGATGTATTGAAAAATGCTATTTCGACACAAGTTGAATGTGAATTAACTTACCAAGATAGCGTTATATTTGTGATTGCAGGACCGGTTAAAGATAGTTCCGGTGACGTAATAGGCATTGTTTATGAACTTAATGATTTATCAGAACAATGCCGTGCAGAGCAGCAAGTTGCAACAATTATACAAGCTGCAGTTGAGGGCAAACTGGCAACACGAATTGATGCAAGTGAATTTGGAGGCTTTATGTTGACACTTGCAAACGGCATTAACCAAATGCTCGATGCCATCGTAAAGCCCGTTAAACAAACACAAGAATATTTAAATTTAATTGGCAACGGACAGATCCCAAAGAGCATATCTGGCGACTACAAAGGTGATTTTCTATTAATTAAAGAAAGCTTAGAGCAATCCACCAGCGCGATTGCAAAACTGATTAACGACACTAACGCCATTGTACAAAGCGCTGTTATTGGTGAATTATCCAAACGGGCAGACGCCGATAGTCACAACGGTGATTACAAAAAAATTATCGAAGGCATTAACGCAACGCTTGATGCCATTGTTACACCAATAAACAACACTTCGTTATATTTAGATCAAATAGCTAAAGGTGATATACCAAACACCATTAGTAACGATTATAAGGGCGACTTTTTACAAGTTAAGCGCAGTCTCGAAACCTGTTGTAATGCCATTGAAGGCTTAATATCAGATACTAACCTGTTGGTTGATGCTGCATCGAGTGGGCAATTATCAACTCGCGCCAACAGCAATAAACACAGTGGCGATTTTGCAAAAATAGTTATTGGCTTTAACGACACTTTAGATGCAATTACCCACCCATTAAACGAATGCCAAGATGTAATGCAAGCACTCGCCGATGGTAATTTATCTAAAACTGTAAATGGTCATTATCAAGGAGAGTTTGACACATTAAAACAAGCGGTTAATCGTAGCGTTGAAAACTTATCATTATTGGTTAAACAAATTACCGATACCGCCTCTAATATCACTGATTCTGCAGATGATATAAAGCACGGCATCAACGATTTAAGCAGTCGAACCGAATCACAAGCCGCATCAATTGAAGAAACAACCGCATCGATGCACGAAATTACCGAAACAGTCAAACGTAACTCTGAAAACGCGCAGGTTGCAAATCACTTAGCCACAAAAGCTGATGAACAAGCGCAAGAAGGCGGTCGCCTTGTTGGCAATACAGTCGATGCGATGAAAGAAATAAGTACAAGCTCAAGTGAAATATCGAGCATAATTGAAGTAATTAATGAAATTGCATTTCAAACTAATTTGCTTGCATTAAATGCAGCTGTTGAGGCGGCAAGAGCTGGTGAAAAAGGGAAAGGGTTTGCGGTTGTTGCAGCCGAAGTACGCTCTTTAGCGCAGCGAAGCGCCGATGCGTCAAAAAATATTGCTGATTTACTCAATGATAGCGCAACAAAAGTGGAACACGGCATGGCGCTTGTAACGCAATCGGGTGATACGCTTGCATCTATCGTATCTAACATTCAAGAACTATCTGCCAATATGGCGAAAATTGCCGATGACAGTGCGGAGCAAGCCAACGGGATAAATCAAATCAATACCGCCATTAAGCAAATGGATGGCATTATTCAACAAAATAATGGCTTAGTAGAGCGTGCAAATGCATCCAGTAATAATATGGCCGAACGAGCAAACGAGTTACGGCACTTGATGACACGTTTTTCTCACTAA